One genomic window of Plasmodium coatneyi strain Hackeri chromosome 12, complete sequence includes the following:
- a CDS encoding Ser/Thr protein phosphatase family protein: MNITKYFLIILPLILLKYPPRKGLTNHDNLLLGSNIRGELIRRIIKEESGTSGESEKEKEEEREYEEYLENKGSNEFDKVKYKYMDYVTFNIYKSSKKYKHLLNESLVFLGSQYSTDEKLTFHVKLIDILSLLFVHYRDNLSTFDHVISSFQDRNKLMNSIENEFFREFIDERDNYIFEVKNVYYKVDQKDEEKERILRKKKTIYEIFLKNWKNDGYRFYSMNNKKKVYIPKKIDHKRKKKNEAQYSLQCRSLVSCPQGSEEEKEHNGTGPDKEWSTPSLMTKMKEKQNQDGGGDAKMFSHVEDDVEEETLEEVEDGKEGDTNRMEETACAGQEEGQEENADDESDELYDQDVYEDDASRKALLESYNNQICHASEDNHNNPSPMSTYRNGIPGVSYKMRKDFFLNGSSLNVITLINAITSNRDNATVTELHEALKKLGITTFDHLVRYTNIIGIFFSYDIFDELYLQIKLVKEYFGLIQKKKSDFDIVEKIKKRNLKKRKAYGEYKMSDDEMFVPPNCLTAYCMLKSVWMRNRNVTVKIERSSSNSMNFMMLGDIGQGFEEEKDFDEQNMLNLIGFNELKSTVQTMKDWHFTNNADFVINLGDNVPNDGSINYMENFQWHNLMKELFVFKKRSEQEIDSMLGNNKLTKQSIKDFYKEKVKEMQDNYNNGQQTVEGEVKEKKKKKQRKKKNSENGENEANEEKVQDSPSNQEDLSVYDNDRKKLYQFDDEEESDENIEAIPFYSILGEKDYFFFPSEQIQEHYSYRIPGYFMPNNYYCVNYDFTYNNVGYKDIISQEKFRASFIFIDTWSLMVGFPIIRNYRSFREQFNWLSKTLYESAQNSDWIFVIGHHPLISSGRRADNYSYEEHSFHDILRDFLFNYNVDGYFSAHDHLMEYIKFGNLDLFINGSSSRVMFDNSTLGRGYFGKVIGKLYPVTCYILKTIHRGLKPKGCSVNRYSKWSNKADIGFSTHKLTKDEFITEFINGRTGKPLSHKIVLKNKKSERKKFYNLDGYVDDKIDELEKKIEEFKKKNPDLIKYKIEEFNENIRKLNKIMKTLKTKEEVENFKELLFLNNLIFDVSEHLSGMTTQKLRSMHALAVKYSIFFNKKIVNHIVVALEKAVQSENSQSENENEEIDEDEAEMRFKEKQKKQNDEKKSLEMIETLGYNPEQFLEKYDSMTKEEKNLLKEKVGKDVTLEDYVNRIRVYVEKKNLSESDLEAMQESLDAEESEEESTKESEEESTQMSSDSSNEVALVKDVHKTHQKFVFMEKALSEQDYILMMLGALKTHDKNKYALNMSTKKENLKSIASSNFLYKIENHKTFFQLCIELAPDIKRIISNLGGVGLRLPFFKLMNKLYDEIINLRDGLDRVAT; this comes from the coding sequence ATGAATATAACAAAATACTTCCTGATTATCCTCCCTCTTATCCTTTTAAAGTACCCCCCGCGGAAGGGACTGACCAACCATGACAACCTCTTGTTAGGAAGTAATATAAGGGGGGAACTCATAAGAAGAATTATTAAGGAGGAATCTGGCACCAGCGgcgaaagtgaaaaagaaaaagaagaagagagggaatatgaagaatatttagaaaataaaggatCAAACGAATTTGATAAAGTgaaatacaaatatatggACTATGTAACTTTTAACATTTATAAAAGTTCCAAAAAATACAAGCACTTGCTGAATGAGTCCTTAGTCTTCCTGGGTTCTCAATACAGCACAGATGAAAAATTAACCTTTCACGTGAAGTTAATTGATATTTTGTCCCTActatttgttcattataGAGATAATTTGAGCACCTTCGACCATGTTATAAGTAGCTTCCAAGACAGGAACAAGTTAATGAATTCTAttgaaaatgaatttttccgAGAATTTATCGACGAAAGGGACAACTACATTTTCGAggtgaaaaatgtgtactACAAGGTTGACCAgaaggatgaagaaaaggaaagaattttaaggaaaaaaaaaacaatctatgaaatatttttaaaaaattggaaaaatgacGGATACCGTTTTTACAgtatgaataataaaaaaaaggtatacataccgaaaaaaatagatcataagagaaagaaaaaaaatgaggccCAGTATAGTTTGCAGTGCCGCAGTTTAGTTTCCTGTCCGCAAGGCtcagaggaggagaaggagcaCAATGGGACAGGCCCTGATAAGGAATGGTCTACCCCTAGTTTGATGaccaaaatgaaggagaagcaaaacCAGGACGGTGGTGGTGATGCCAAGATGTTTTCGCATGTGGAGGACGACGTGGAGGAGGAAACCCTCGAAGAGGTAGAAGACGGAAAAGAGGGGGACACTAATAGAATGGAAGAAACGGCGTGTGCAGGgcaggaagaaggacaagAGGAGAACGCCGACGATGAGTCAGACGAACTGTATGACCAGGACGTGTACGAGGATGACGCGAGTCGGAAGGCCCTCCTAGAAAGTTATAACAATCAAATCTGCCACGCTTCAGAGGACAACCATAATAATCCATCCCCAATGAGCACATACAGAAATGGAATACCAGGTGTTTCAtacaaaatgagaaaagacTTTTTCCTAAATGGAAGTTCATTAAATGTCATAACGCTGATCAATGCAATAACGTCGAATAGGGATAACGCCACGGTGACGGAATTGCACGAAGcgctaaaaaaattaggaataaCGACATTTGACCATCTGGTTAGATACACGAACATTATAGgaatctttttttcatatgatATTTTTGATGAATTATATTTACAAATAAAGCTGGTGAAGGAATATTTTGGACTCatacagaagaagaaaagcgaCTTCGACATAgtggaaaagataaaaaagaggaatctGAAGAAACGAAAGGCCTATGGAGAGTACAAAATGAGCGACGATGAAATGTTCGTACCGCCAAATTGTTTAACTGCGTATTGTATGTTGAAATCCGTTTGGATGAGAAACAGAAATGTGACAGTGAAAATCGAAAGGAGCAGTAGCAATAGCATGAATTTTATGATGCTGGGGGATATTGGACAAGGgtttgaagaagaaaaggatttCGACGAACAGAATATGCTAAACCTTATCGGATTTAATGAGCTAAAAAGTACTGTGCAAACGATGAAGGATTGGCATTTTACGAACAATGCTGATTTTGTAATTAATTTAGGAGACAATGTGCCAAACGATGGGAGCATAAATTACATGGAGAATTTCCAGTGGCATAATTTAATGAAGGAACTGTTCGTTTTcaagaaaagaagtgaaCAGGAAATTGACAGCATGCTGGGGAATAATAAGCTCACCAAACAAAGCATAAAAGATttttataaagaaaaagtaaaagaaatgcaagataattataataatggACAGCAGACAGTGGAGggagaagtgaaggaaaaaaagaaaaaaaaacagaggaagaaaaagaatagtgaaaatggggaaaatgaggcaaatgaggaaaaagtacAGGATTCCCCTTCCAACCAGGAAGACTTAAGCGTTTATGACAATGACCGTAAGAAGTTGTACCAATttgatgatgaagaagagTCGGATGAAAATATTGAAGCCATTCCCTTTTACTCCATTTTGGGAGAAAAAgattacttcttctttccaagCGAACAAATTCAGGAACACTACTCGTATAGAATCCCAGGTTATTTCATGCCAAACAACTACTACTGCGTTAACTACGACTTTACCTATAACAATGTAGGGTATAAAGATATAATTAGCCAGGAGAAGTTTAGGgcatcctttatttttatcgaTACGTGGTCGCTAATGGTGGGATTTCCCATAATAAGGAATTACCGCTCCTTTCGTGAACAATTCAATTGGCTCAGTAAAACGTTATACGAAAGTGCACAGAATAGTGACTGGATTTTCGTCATAGGGCATCATCCTCTAATTTCAAGTGGAAGACGAGCCGATAACTACTCCTATGAggaacattccttccatgaTATTTTGAGAGATTTCCTCTTTAATTACAATGTAGATGGATATTTCAGTGCACATGACCATTTAATGGAGTACATTAAATTCGGAAACCTAGACCTGTTCATTAATGGCTCCTCCTCTAGGGTTATGTTCGATAACTCCACCCTGGGCAGAGGTTATTTTGGCAAAGTGATAGGAAAGTTATATCCAGTCACTTGCTATATTTTGAAAACCATCCACCGGGGACTGAAGCCAAAAGGCTGTAGCGTTAATAGGTATTCCAAATGGTCAAACAAGGCAGATATAGGGTTCAGCACACACAAATTAACCAAGGATGAATTTATCACCGAATTTATTaatggaagaacaggaaaaccACTCAGCCATAAGATTGTcctgaaaaacaaaaaaagtgagagaaaaaaattctacaaTTTGGATGGATACGTAGATGATAAAATCGacgaattggaaaaaaaaatagaagaatttaaaaagaaaaatccagATTTgataaaatacaaaattgaagaattTAACGAAAATATTAGAAAACTTAATAAAATCATGAAGACTTTAAAAACGAAGGAGGaagttgaaaattttaaggaaTTACTCTTCCTGAATAACCTAATTTTTGACGTGTCCGAACACCTTTCCGGGATGACCACACAAAAATTAAGAAGCATGCACGCGCTTGCCGTAAAGTACTCCATTttctttaacaaaaaaattgtcaaccACATCGTCGTAGCGTTGGAAAAAGCGGTGCAATCTGAAAATAGCCAGtcggaaaatgaaaatgaagaaatcgATGAAGACGAAGCTGAAATGAGGTTcaaagaaaaacagaagaaacaaaatgacgAGAAAAAATCATTGGAGATGATAGAAACCTTGGGTTATAATCCTGAACAATTTTTAGAAAAGTACGATAGCATGACgaaagaggagaagaatCTCCTGAAGGAGAAAGTTGGAAAGGACGTTACGCTCGAAGATTATGTTAATAGAATTAGGGTCTAcgtggagaagaaaaacttAAGTGAAAGCGATTTGGAAGCCATGCAGGAAAGCTTAGACGCGGAGGAAAGTGAGGAAGAAAGCACCAAGGAGAGTGAAGAGGAAAGTACCCAAATGAGCAGCGACAGTAGCAACGAAGTTGCGCTCGTGAAGGACGTGCACAAAACGCACCAGAAATTCGTGTTCATGGAAAAGGCTCTATCCGAACAGGACTACATTTTGATGATGCTCGGTGCTTTGAAAACTCATGACAAGAATAAATATGCCCTGAATATGAgcaccaaaaaggaaaacttgAAAAGCATTGCTTCTTCCAATTTTCTCTACAAAATAGAGAACCACAAAACTTTTTTCCAGTTATGTATTGAGCTAGCTCCTGACATTAAGAGGATTATCAGCAACCTTGGGGGAGTAGGACTGAggctgcctttttttaagttaatGAATAAGCTCTACGATGAAATAATCAATTTAAGGGACGGACTTGACCGAGTTGCAACGTGA